One Myxocyprinus asiaticus isolate MX2 ecotype Aquarium Trade chromosome 20, UBuf_Myxa_2, whole genome shotgun sequence genomic region harbors:
- the prlh2r gene encoding prolactin releasing hormone 2 receptor: MTTMDYFHNESWRNTTLDASASSFSGLQLLMELKPLFIPLYAMVVLVACSGNLLLLILIGLNKKLHSTTNFLIGNLALVDLVMCLFCVPLTVFYAFDERGWVFGQFTCHFVTLMQTATVFAAVLSLTAIAVDRYVVVAYPIRRRGGRSFCAWLVLSIWLCALAMSTPTALHTVYLDLSATGHQMVVCEEFWHGQELSRLIYSCFFLLLSYFVPLAAVSISYCAISCHLQHRATPRLMAATPSNQEKWGRKRRKTFRLLLVSVLSFAFSWLPLQVVNLIRDLDTDFAILSKNHVNVVQVSCHLLAMSSACCNPFIYASLHNKFLSYLCHDLFQRRPHHAQSSLTTSSRMLRMHTSSTLVDIPMASSKISQD; this comes from the coding sequence ATGACAACCATGGACTATTTCCATAATGAATCCTGGAGAAACACAACCCTAGACGCATCAGCCTCCTCATTCAGTGGCCTCCAACTCCTGATGGAACTGAAACCACTTTTCATCCCTCTTTATGCCATGGTAGTCCTGGTGGCATGCTCTGGAAATCTCCTCCTCCTCATTCTCATTGGACTGAACAAGAAACTTCACAGCACCACAAACTTCCTTATTGGAAACCTGGCCCTGGTCGATCTTGTGATGTGCCTGTTCTGCGTTCCTCTGACTGTGTTTTATGCCTTTGATGAGCGTGGTTGGGTTTTCGGCCAGTTCACGTGTCATTTTGTTACCCTCATGCAAACCGCTACCGTGTTCGCAGCAGTTCTCTCTCTAACTGCCATTGCAGTGGACCGGTATGTAGTGGTCGCCTACCCGATTCGGCGCCGTGGGGGTCGTTCTTTCTGTGCATGGTTGGTGCTCAGCATATGGCTCTGTGCTTTGGCAATGTCCACTCCCACTGCTCTGCACACAGTGTACCTGGATCTGAGTGCAACGGGTCATCAAATGGTTGTTTGTGAGGAGTTCTGGCATGGACAGGAGCTCAGTCGTCTAATATATTCTTGTTtcttcctcctcctttcttattttGTTCCTCTAGCTGCTGTTTCCATATCCTACTGTGCCATCTCCTGCCACCTGCAGCACAGAGCAACACCTCGGCTCATGGCCGCCACGCCTTCCAACCAGGAAAAGTGGGGGCGCAAAAGACGCAAGACGTTCCGTCTGCTGCTGGTGTCGGTTCTCTCTTTTGCTTTCTCTTGGCTCCCCTTGCAGGTGGTCAACCTGATCCGCGATCTCGACACTGACTTTGCTATCTTGAGCAAAAATCACGTCAATGTGGTCCAGGTGTCATGCCATTTGTTAGCCATGAGCTCAGCTTGCTGCAACCCCTTCATTTATGCCTCTCTTCACAACAAGTTCCTGTCCTATCTGTGCCACGACTTGTTTCAGAGAAGACCTCATCATGCTCAGAGCAGCCTCACAACCTCCAGTCGAATGCTTCGCATGCACACCTCAAGTACACTTGTTGACATTCCCATGGCCAGTAGCAAGATTTCACAAGACTGA